A genomic window from Salvia miltiorrhiza cultivar Shanhuang (shh) chromosome 5, IMPLAD_Smil_shh, whole genome shotgun sequence includes:
- the LOC131025208 gene encoding uncharacterized protein LOC131025208 — protein MFSFCSIFLASLCSLMLKILGLIHKHIYISKSSLAEDKDESSVSFQSGLVSKNSKCQILSGNNNVSGFLEEPKTAVGFVVQELFVGEDNVVVSSDQSEKIMGFEQSYEEKSVEFDQKSDFSSPFYFKLFNPNSPFSNEEKSSEMEKTVSLVGVYGEEEEEEEVDFRVEEDEEFAYEIELIPSSHSSTLSADQESDGDRDCAAAPEKVEKNDWMSSFLDEVDHENEASFDDDEFIEVEPQCVKLSDELDLDLDRGSDDSCSPTSCADANTSQQEPKKCWDSDCDEDEDEDEQDVLSQHQNLVQQMKMELKSCRIGGLPTISEDSETPKVVEDLRPLEIDHKIGYKELMEGIQRFYKSYAEKMRKLDILNYQTAKAISFLQLKDCDVFTAGKKRGSSVLPRFLAGKVRRVYADPMHKTLSQLRGDLEVVYVGQICLSWEILWWLDARAWELLEHGGGEGRRSYNRAAEEFQQFQVLLQRFMEDEPFQGRRNDNYVRTRCALRSFLQVPTIKDDCGKMSKELEGDVITLEMLMGIISETMVIFQDFVFGDKKVMTNSGGLMAKLDDVQQHGLLLDVVSSLDKKGRRMKEVMRGQTCIVRKMRKHEERGLDREMAAAQVDLRLVSRVLNMSRLSGDQLVWCQKKLNNIDFVGRKMRRDACFLLFP, from the exons ATGTTTAGTTTCTGTAGTATTTTCTTGGCTTCTCTGTGTAGTTTGATGCTCAAGATTCTTGGCCTCATTCACAAACacatatacat ATCAAAATCGAGTCTTGCTGAAGATAAAGATGAGAGCTCTGTTTCGTTTCAGAGCGGTttagtttctaaaaatagtaagtGCCAAATTTTGTCTGGTAATAATAATGTGAGTGGATTCTTGGAAGAGCCCAAGACAGCAGTGGGATTTGTGGTCCAAGAATTGTTTGTCGGAGAAGATAACGTTGTTGTGAGCAGTGATCAGTCTGAAAAAATCATGGGATTCGAGCAGAGTTATGAAGAAAAAAGTGTTGAATTTGATCAAAAATCGGACTTTTCCTCACCGTTTTACTTCAAACTGTTTAATCCCAATTCTCCCTTTAGCAATGAAGAGAAATCATCAGAAATGGAGAAAACTGTTTCTTTAGTAGGTGTTTatggtgaagaagaagaagaagaagaagtcgaTTTTCGggttgaagaagatgaagaatttGCTTATGAAATTGAATTGATTCCCAGCAGCCATTCTTCAACCCTTTCTGCTGATCAAGAATCGGATGGTGATAGAGATTGCGCCGCCGCGCCTGAAAAGGTCGAGAAAAATGATTGGATGAGTAGTTTTCTTGATGAAGTTGATCATGAAAATGAGGCCagttttgatgatgatgagttcaTAGAGGTGGAGCCTCAGTGTGTGAAGCTGAGTGATGAATTGGATTTGGATTTGGACAGAGGAAGTGATGATTCATGTTCACCAACATCATGTGCAGATGCTAACACTTCACAACAAGAGCCAAAAAAGTGTTGGGATTCGGATtgtgatgaagatgaagatgaagatgaacaAGATGTTCTGTCCCAACACCAGAATTTGGTGCAGCAGATGAAGATGGAGCTCAAGAGCTGCAGAATCGGCGGCCTCCCGACGATCTCCGAGGATTCGGAGACGCCTAAGGTGGTTGAGGATTTGAGGCCTCTTGAGATTGATCACAAGATTGGGTACAAGGAGTTGATGGAGGGAATCCAGAGATTCTACAAGAGCTATgcagaaaagatgagaaaattgGACATCTTGAATTACCAGACAGCAAAAGCTATTA GTTTCTTGCAGCTGAAGGACTGTGATGTATTCACAGCAGGCAAGAAAAGGGGCAGCTCTGTGTTGCCAAGATTCTTGGCTGGGAAAGTGAGGAGGGTCTATGCTGATCCGATGCATAAAACCTTGAGCCAATTGCGCGGCGATTTGGAGGTGGTCTACGTTGGCCAGATCTGCCTGTCGTGGGAGATCCTGTGGTGGCTCGATGCAAGGGCGTGGGAGCTGCTTGAGCACGGTGGTGGTGAAGGAAGGCGCTCCTACAACCGGGCCGCTGAGGAGTTCCAGCAATTTCAGGTCCTCCTGCAGCGGTTCATGGAGGACGAGCCGTTCCAAGGGCGTAGGAACGACAACTACGTGAGGACCCGGTGCGCCCTCCGTAGCTTCCTCCAGGTCCCGACTATCAAAG ATGATTGTGGGAAGATGAGCAAGGAGTTGGAGGGAGATGTGATCACACTAGAAATGTTGATGGGGATCATAAGTGAGACAATGGTGATTTTTCAAGATTTTGTTTTTGGTGACAAGAAGGTTATGACTAATAGTGGTGGCCTAATGGCTAAGCTTGATGATGTTCAACAACATGGGTTGCTTTTGGATGTTGTCTCAAGCCTTGACAAG AAGGGGAGGAGGATGAAGGAGGTGATGAGAGGGCAAACGTGCATTGTGAGGAAGATGAGGAAGCATGAAGAGAGAGGATTGGATAGAGAGATGGCGGCGGCGCAGGTGGATTTAAGGTTGGTTTCGAGGGTTTTGAACATGTCGAGATTGAGTGGGGATCAATTAGTTTGGTGCCAAAAGAAATTGAACAACATTGATTTTGTGGGGAGGAAGATGAGAAGGGATGCATGTTTTTTGCTTTTCCCTTag
- the LOC131025209 gene encoding 60S ribosomal protein L34-like: MVQRLTYRKRHSYATKSNQHRVVKTPGGKLVYQTTKKRASGPKCPVTGKRIQGIPHLRPAEYKRSRLSRNRRTVNRAYGGVLSGGAVRERIIRAFLVEEQKIVKKVLKIQKAKEKAAGKS; the protein is encoded by the exons ATGGTGCAGCGGCTCACCTACCGGAAGCGCCACAGTTATGCCACCAAATCCAACCAGCACCGCGTCGTCAAGACTCCCG GAGGGAAGCTAGTCTACCAGACTACCAAAAAGAGGGCAAGTGGCCCTAAGTGCCCTGTCACTGGCAAGAGAATCCAAGGG ATTCCTCACTTGAGACCTGCTGAGTACAAGAGGTCTAGACTATCCAGAAACAGGAGGACTGTGAACCGTGCCTATGGTGGTGTTTTGTCTGGTGGTGCTGTGAGAGAAAG GATCATTAGAGCTTTCTTGGTTGAAGAACAAAAAATCGTGAAGAAGGTTTTGAAGATACAGAAGGCAAAGGAAAAGGCTGCTGGCAAGAGCTAA
- the LOC131025210 gene encoding protein FEZ-like, whose protein sequence is MEQERIESDDNAEVMLPGFRFHPTDEELVGFYLRRKVQHKPLSIELIKQLDIYKYDPWDLPKMASTGEKEWYFYCPRDRKYRNSARPNRVTGAGFWKATGTDRPIYSSDGGGAKCIGLKKSLVFYRGRAARGTKTDWMMHEFRLPSASPKKYLDKIIPAHEAWAICRIFKKASSSAQRALSLSQSWISPISDNTTMSFCNDLQPSSFSHLNHQWPSNGMQQNAIFSAPRDETTSFHDHEQRAPKISTNDASSLLLDMSTSVLGDAGFRRLPEPSDGAAAEENGGGVNDEEEWGMMIRYPSYGFALSSNLVWEYSSPCPSELSTAYSTNNCYT, encoded by the exons ATGGAGCAGGAGAGGATTGAAAGTGATGATAATGCAGAAGTTATGCTTCCTGGCTTCAGATTTCACCCAACTGATGAAGAATTAGTAGGGTTTTATCTAAGAAGAAAAGTTCAACACAAACCTCTCTCCATTGAGCTCATCAAGCAGCTTGATATCTACAAATACGATCCGTGGGATCTTCCAA AGATGGCGAGCACGGGAGAGAAGGAGTGGTACTTCTACTGCCCTAGGGACAGGAAGTACCGGAACAGCGCGCGGCCAAACCGTGTCACGGGCGCCGGATTTTGGAAGGCCACCGGCACCGACCGGCCAATCTACTCATCCGATGGCGGCGGCGCCAAGTGTATAGGGTTGAAGAAGTCGCTCGTTTTCTATAGGGGGAGAGCCGCGAGAGGGACTAAAACCGATTGGATGATGCACGAGTTCCGGCTGCCCTCGGCCTCCCCCAAGAAATATTTGGACAAAATTATCCCCGCACAT GAAGCATGGGCCATATGTAGGATTTTCAAGAAAGCAAGCTCAAGTGCACAAagggctctctctctctcccaatcTTGGATCTCACCAATCTCCGACAACACTACGATGAGCTTCTGCAACGATTTGCAGCCGTCGAGTTTCTCTCACCTAAATCATCAATGGCCGTCAAATGGGATGCAACAAAATGCGATCTTTAGTGCTCCTCGCGACGAGACGACGTCGTTTCACGATCACGAGCAACGAGCTCCGAAGATCTCCACCAACGACGCTTCCTCGTTGTTGCTGGACATGTCGACTTCTGTGCTCGGGGACGCGGGTTTTCGCAGGCTGCCGGAGCCGAGTGAcggggcggcggcggaggagaatGGTGGAGGTGTGAATGATGAGGAGGAGTGGGGGATGATGATTAGGTATCCGAGTTATGGTTTTGCATTGAGCTCGAATTTGGTGTGGGAATATTCATCTCCTTGCCCTAGTGAATTGTCCACGGCTTATTCTACTAACAATTGCTACACTTGA